A region of Thermorudis peleae DNA encodes the following proteins:
- a CDS encoding DUF983 domain-containing protein: MAREAPLIVTLNGKPPIANNGHRPPLPPRWLLFWRGVTKRCPYCGERRIFRRWFTLVERCPRCNLLFEREEGYWTGSIAINTVVTEFVFAVVLAIWVALTVPSVPIAPLLITGVAMNATFPLAFHPFSKTLWLALDLAFHPIEPQEVATLFGKPFG, encoded by the coding sequence ATGGCGAGGGAAGCGCCTCTTATCGTCACACTAAACGGCAAGCCCCCTATTGCAAACAATGGGCATCGACCACCGCTGCCACCGCGCTGGCTTCTCTTCTGGCGTGGCGTGACCAAGCGCTGCCCCTACTGTGGCGAACGGCGCATCTTCCGCCGATGGTTTACGCTCGTTGAACGCTGCCCTCGCTGCAACCTGCTCTTCGAGCGCGAGGAGGGATACTGGACTGGATCGATTGCGATCAACACCGTCGTGACCGAGTTCGTATTTGCCGTAGTACTCGCCATTTGGGTTGCGCTGACTGTGCCATCGGTACCGATCGCACCGCTCCTCATCACCGGCGTCGCAATGAATGCGACGTTCCCGCTGGCGTTTCATCCTTTCTCAAAGACGCTCTGGCTTGCGCTTGACCTTGCCTTCCATCCGATTGAGCCACAAGAGGTCGCAACGCTCTTCGGCAAACCCTTCGGCTAA
- a CDS encoding amidohydrolase/deacetylase family metallohydrolase, with protein MGRFDVAIKDGMVAAVAPSLQGVQAERVIDARGQIVTPVSSTSIPMSTGGHILGIEADPVAARTGVTTWLDVGSAGAYTFPGFRRYIVETSRVRIYALLNLSAIGLVAPTWEFANLDYCDLDLAAQMIEQNRDLILGIKARIDRNTTRGVGTRPLELARHLADQLNLPLMVHIGQGPPEIDEVAALLRPGDILTHCFTGGSMRILRPDGTLHPQVRELHERGLVLDIGHGAGSFSFAVAEALLRQGVLPDVISSDIHQLAIQGPMFDLPTTLSKFLALGMSLPEVIERATVAPARIIGRPELGTLAVGTPADLALFELVDGDFTFYDVEMQARKGDKLLVNTLTLKDGQPLPRVPESALQPWAVLAEHQRPITEIGHPFRQRARHRSTKS; from the coding sequence GTGGGGCGATTTGATGTAGCGATCAAGGACGGCATGGTCGCGGCCGTTGCTCCTTCCTTGCAGGGTGTCCAGGCCGAACGCGTCATCGACGCACGGGGGCAGATCGTCACCCCGGTCTCATCGACCTCCATACCCATGTCTACTGGGGGTCACATATTGGGCATCGAGGCTGACCCTGTCGCGGCACGCACCGGTGTCACAACGTGGCTTGATGTCGGCAGCGCCGGGGCGTACACCTTCCCCGGCTTTCGTCGCTATATTGTCGAGACAAGTCGCGTCCGCATCTACGCGCTGTTAAATCTCTCCGCAATCGGCCTGGTCGCACCAACCTGGGAATTTGCCAACCTCGACTACTGCGACCTCGACCTCGCCGCCCAGATGATTGAGCAGAATCGTGATCTCATCCTCGGTATCAAAGCGCGGATCGATCGCAATACCACGCGCGGCGTCGGTACCCGTCCGCTTGAACTCGCACGGCACCTAGCCGACCAGCTCAACCTGCCACTCATGGTCCATATCGGTCAGGGGCCACCAGAGATCGACGAGGTCGCGGCCTTGCTGCGACCTGGTGATATCCTCACCCACTGCTTCACTGGCGGCTCAATGCGCATCCTTCGTCCGGATGGCACGCTGCACCCGCAGGTTCGCGAATTGCATGAGCGCGGGCTTGTGCTGGATATAGGCCACGGAGCGGGATCGTTTAGCTTTGCCGTTGCTGAAGCACTGCTGCGACAAGGTGTGCTGCCAGACGTGATTAGCAGCGATATCCATCAACTCGCAATCCAAGGGCCAATGTTTGATCTCCCGACAACCCTGTCGAAGTTCTTGGCCCTCGGGATGAGCCTCCCTGAGGTGATCGAGCGAGCAACCGTTGCTCCCGCTCGGATTATTGGGCGCCCTGAACTCGGCACCCTGGCAGTCGGCACTCCCGCTGACCTTGCGCTCTTCGAACTCGTCGACGGCGACTTCACGTTCTACGATGTCGAGATGCAGGCCAGAAAAGGCGACAAGCTGCTTGTAAACACGCTGACATTGAAGGATGGTCAGCCTCTACCACGAGTCCCAGAGTCAGCGCTTCAACCATGGGCAGTGCTTGCCGAGCACCAACGGCCAATAACGGAAATCGGCCATCCATTCCGCCAGCGAGCCCGACATCGCAGCACGAAGAGTTAG
- a CDS encoding B12-binding domain-containing protein, translating into MHDAVESGMTLPVLFEYVFAPALRELGERWARGEITIGQEHEVSAAIRELVTMLTSQTPRPTITREPVVAACVKVNFTSLAFICRLPA; encoded by the coding sequence ATGCACGATGCTGTCGAAAGCGGGATGACTTTGCCAGTGCTCTTTGAATACGTCTTTGCTCCAGCCCTGCGTGAACTCGGTGAGCGCTGGGCACGAGGCGAGATCACCATTGGCCAAGAGCACGAGGTGAGTGCAGCAATTCGCGAACTGGTAACGATGCTCACCAGCCAAACACCGCGGCCGACCATCACACGCGAGCCGGTGGTGGCGGCCTGCGTGAAGGTGAACTTCACGAGCTTGGCCTTTATATGCCGCTTGCCTGCTTGA
- a CDS encoding MerR family transcriptional regulator produces MKVLQPEFPELTMSSLRFLERIGLLAPERTPEDIGLYSLQDIERIRQIKRWQRARLSLAEIRERLERMRSTIPQSSQRSCLSYCCRHAQPKPNS; encoded by the coding sequence GTGAAAGTACTGCAGCCAGAATTCCCTGAGCTTACGATGTCGAGCCTTCGGTTCTTGGAGCGAATCGGGCTACTGGCACCCGAACGCACGCCGGAGGACATCGGACTCTACTCACTGCAGGACATCGAGCGGATTCGCCAGATCAAGCGGTGGCAGCGCGCTCGCCTCTCGCTTGCCGAGATTCGCGAACGCCTCGAGCGGATGCGCAGCACGATCCCACAAAGCTCGCAGCGCAGTTGCTTGAGCTACTGCTGCAGGCACGCACAGCCGAAGCCGAACAGTTGA